Proteins encoded within one genomic window of Thermoleophilaceae bacterium:
- a CDS encoding DM13 domain-containing protein, with translation MAGAAQTSKRTPPALKAAAVLLVVAVVLLGVWVTGALISDDMNVAMALTAVWFGIVGLACLLAVRARRDLLLPVLGTFVAAAVAIGGYLGYSSLVDQEVNETVAVGAPAGEAPQEPGAAAPAQNVQLATGGFESGAHETSGTAAVVELAEGGRVLTLTGFETDPGPDLRVYLATDRDASESEDLGALKGNVGDQQYELPEGADLDRLSTVVIWCRAFSVEFGSAALTE, from the coding sequence ATGGCAGGCGCCGCCCAGACGTCGAAGCGGACCCCTCCCGCCCTGAAGGCCGCGGCCGTGCTCCTGGTCGTGGCCGTCGTCCTGCTCGGCGTGTGGGTCACGGGCGCCCTGATCAGCGACGACATGAACGTGGCGATGGCGCTGACCGCCGTCTGGTTCGGAATCGTGGGGCTCGCCTGCCTGCTCGCCGTGCGCGCGCGGCGAGACCTGCTGCTGCCGGTGCTCGGGACCTTCGTCGCCGCGGCCGTGGCCATCGGCGGCTATCTGGGCTACAGCTCGCTGGTCGACCAGGAGGTCAACGAGACGGTGGCCGTCGGCGCGCCGGCCGGCGAGGCGCCACAGGAGCCCGGGGCGGCGGCGCCCGCGCAGAACGTGCAGCTGGCCACCGGGGGCTTCGAGTCCGGCGCGCACGAGACCAGCGGCACGGCCGCCGTGGTCGAGCTCGCCGAGGGCGGGCGCGTGCTCACCCTCACCGGCTTCGAGACCGACCCCGGCCCCGACCTGCGCGTGTACCTGGCCACGGACCGCGACGCGAGCGAGTCCGAGGACCTCGGGGCGCTCAAGGGCAACGTGGGCGACCAGCAGTACGAGCTCCCGGAGGGCGCGGATCTCGACCGCCTCTCCACGGTCGTCATCTGGTGCCGCGCCTTTTCGGTCGAGTTCGGCAGCGCCGCGCTGACGGAGTAG